One window of Erinaceus europaeus chromosome 6, mEriEur2.1, whole genome shotgun sequence genomic DNA carries:
- the SCCPDH gene encoding saccharopine dehydrogenase-like oxidoreductase isoform X2 yields MATQQRPFHLVVFGASGFTGQFVTEEVAREQVDPARNSRLPWAVAGRSREKLLRVLERAALKLGRPTLSSEVGIIVCDINNPASLDEMAKQATVVLNCVGPFLELMAWKYHEKAAAKGVYIIGSCGFDSIPADLGVIYTKNKMNGTLTTLESFLTIQSGPEGLCIHDGTWKSAIYGFGDQNNLKKLRKETNLKPLPILGPKLKRRWPISYCRELNSYSIPFLGADVSVVKRTQRYLHENLEQSPVQYAAYVTVGGITSVIKLMFAGLFFLFFVKCGIGRQLLIKFPWLFSFGYFSKQGPTQKQIDASSFTMTFFGQGFSEPVASNKSKPNLKICTQVKGPEAGYVATPIAMVQAAMTLLNDVADLPKAGGVFTPGAAFGRTKLIDRLNQRGIEFSVINSSEV; encoded by the exons ATGGCGACCCAGCAGAGGCCTTTCCACCTGGTGGTGTTCGGCGCCTCTGGCTTCACCGGCCAGTTCGTGACCGAGGAGGTGGCCCGGGAGCAGGTGGACCCGGCGCGGAACTCCCGGCTGCCGTGGGCAGTGGCGGGCCGCAGCCGGGAGAAGCTGCTGCGGGTGCTGGAGAGGGCGGCGCTGAAGCTGG gaAGACCAACACTATCATCTGAAGTTGGAATAATAGTTTGTGACATCAACAATCCAGCCTCACTGGATGAAATGGCTAAACAGGCAACAGTTGTCCTCAATTGTGTAGGGCCA TTTCTGGAACTAATGGCTTGGAAGTATCATGAAAAAGCTGCAGCAAAAGGAGTTTATATCATTGGAAGCTGTGGCTTTGACTCCATTCCAGCAGATCTGGGAGTAatatatactaaaaataaaatgaatg GTACTTTGACTACTCTGGAAAGTTTCCTTACTATACAATCAGGACCTGAG GGGTTGTGCATTCATGATGGGACCTGGAAATCAGCAATTTATGGTTTCGGAGatcaaaataatttgaaaaaactaCGAAAGGAAACAAATTTGAAACCACTTCCAATCCTTGGTCCaaaattgaaaagaag GTGGCCGATTTCTTACTGTAGAGAACTCAACAGTTACTCTATTCCTTTCTTGGGGGCGGATGTATCTGTTGTGAAGCGAACTCAGCGCTACTTACATGAAAATTTAGAGCAGTCACCT GTTCAGTATGCTGCATATGTAACTGTGGGAGGTATCACCTCTGTTATTAAGTTGATGTTTGcaggacttttctttttattctttgtgAAGTGTGGCATTGGAAGACAACTTCTTATCAAA tttccaTGGCTCTTCTCTTTTGGTTATTTTTCAAAACAAGGTCCAACACAAAAACAG attGATGCCTCATCATTTACAATGACATTCTTTGGTCAAGGATTCAGTGAACCTGTTGCTAGCAATAAGAGCAAACCAAATCTGAAAATTTGTACTCAGGTGAAAGGACCAG AGGCTGGCTATGTGGCTACCCCCATAGCCATGGTTCAAGCAGCCATGACCCTTCTAAATGATGTTGCTGATCTCCCTAAAGC GGGCGGGGTCTTCACACCTGGAGCGGCTTTTGGCAGAACAAAGCTGATTGACAGACTCAACCAACGCGGCATTGAATTTAGTGTCATTAACAGCTCTGAAGTCTAA
- the SCCPDH gene encoding saccharopine dehydrogenase-like oxidoreductase isoform X1, which translates to MATQQRPFHLVVFGASGFTGQFVTEEVAREQVDPARNSRLPWAVAGRSREKLLRVLERAALKLGRPTLSSEVGIIVCDINNPASLDEMAKQATVVLNCVGPYRFYGEPVVKACIENGTSCIDISGEPQFLELMAWKYHEKAAAKGVYIIGSCGFDSIPADLGVIYTKNKMNGTLTTLESFLTIQSGPEGLCIHDGTWKSAIYGFGDQNNLKKLRKETNLKPLPILGPKLKRRWPISYCRELNSYSIPFLGADVSVVKRTQRYLHENLEQSPVQYAAYVTVGGITSVIKLMFAGLFFLFFVKCGIGRQLLIKFPWLFSFGYFSKQGPTQKQIDASSFTMTFFGQGFSEPVASNKSKPNLKICTQVKGPEAGYVATPIAMVQAAMTLLNDVADLPKAGGVFTPGAAFGRTKLIDRLNQRGIEFSVINSSEV; encoded by the exons ATGGCGACCCAGCAGAGGCCTTTCCACCTGGTGGTGTTCGGCGCCTCTGGCTTCACCGGCCAGTTCGTGACCGAGGAGGTGGCCCGGGAGCAGGTGGACCCGGCGCGGAACTCCCGGCTGCCGTGGGCAGTGGCGGGCCGCAGCCGGGAGAAGCTGCTGCGGGTGCTGGAGAGGGCGGCGCTGAAGCTGG gaAGACCAACACTATCATCTGAAGTTGGAATAATAGTTTGTGACATCAACAATCCAGCCTCACTGGATGAAATGGCTAAACAGGCAACAGTTGTCCTCAATTGTGTAGGGCCA TATCGATTTTATGGAGAACCGGTAGTAAAAGCATGCATTGAAAATGGAACTAGCTGTATTGATATCTCTGGAGAACCTCAG TTTCTGGAACTAATGGCTTGGAAGTATCATGAAAAAGCTGCAGCAAAAGGAGTTTATATCATTGGAAGCTGTGGCTTTGACTCCATTCCAGCAGATCTGGGAGTAatatatactaaaaataaaatgaatg GTACTTTGACTACTCTGGAAAGTTTCCTTACTATACAATCAGGACCTGAG GGGTTGTGCATTCATGATGGGACCTGGAAATCAGCAATTTATGGTTTCGGAGatcaaaataatttgaaaaaactaCGAAAGGAAACAAATTTGAAACCACTTCCAATCCTTGGTCCaaaattgaaaagaag GTGGCCGATTTCTTACTGTAGAGAACTCAACAGTTACTCTATTCCTTTCTTGGGGGCGGATGTATCTGTTGTGAAGCGAACTCAGCGCTACTTACATGAAAATTTAGAGCAGTCACCT GTTCAGTATGCTGCATATGTAACTGTGGGAGGTATCACCTCTGTTATTAAGTTGATGTTTGcaggacttttctttttattctttgtgAAGTGTGGCATTGGAAGACAACTTCTTATCAAA tttccaTGGCTCTTCTCTTTTGGTTATTTTTCAAAACAAGGTCCAACACAAAAACAG attGATGCCTCATCATTTACAATGACATTCTTTGGTCAAGGATTCAGTGAACCTGTTGCTAGCAATAAGAGCAAACCAAATCTGAAAATTTGTACTCAGGTGAAAGGACCAG AGGCTGGCTATGTGGCTACCCCCATAGCCATGGTTCAAGCAGCCATGACCCTTCTAAATGATGTTGCTGATCTCCCTAAAGC GGGCGGGGTCTTCACACCTGGAGCGGCTTTTGGCAGAACAAAGCTGATTGACAGACTCAACCAACGCGGCATTGAATTTAGTGTCATTAACAGCTCTGAAGTCTAA